In Bacillus sp. KH172YL63, one genomic interval encodes:
- a CDS encoding cupin domain-containing protein — MNHRSISSAPYGITEPDSAHTILEGIKRKAASTDLYYRLMGAAPTQHHGTSLQRMLEDEQRHWQQLTDLYMSMTGTQPSFHPERIEVSTYLEGLHKGYEKELAGYEHFRIACLNARHQEAYDVLMNACMDGWAHAKQLNSLAGELSRITSEDYGPAPYVINIDEATVNNEAFRKAIWTGRHLQVTLMSIKPGEEIGLEIHPYLDQFLRLEQGNGVVKMGDRQDLLTFEKVVSTDDAIIIPAGTWHNLINTGQEPIKLYSIYAPPQHPHGTVHQTKADAEAAEAGMEGNGYTY; from the coding sequence ATGAATCACAGATCGATTTCATCGGCTCCTTACGGGATAACAGAACCGGACTCAGCTCATACCATCCTTGAAGGGATCAAGAGAAAAGCGGCTTCCACAGACCTTTATTACCGGTTAATGGGTGCCGCTCCGACCCAACACCACGGTACGTCTCTACAGCGTATGTTGGAAGACGAGCAGCGTCATTGGCAGCAGTTAACCGATCTCTACATGTCTATGACCGGCACACAGCCGTCTTTTCACCCTGAACGTATTGAAGTTTCTACTTATCTGGAAGGTTTACACAAGGGCTATGAAAAAGAGCTGGCTGGTTATGAGCACTTCCGGATCGCCTGTTTGAATGCAAGGCATCAGGAGGCGTATGACGTTTTGATGAATGCATGCATGGACGGCTGGGCGCATGCAAAACAGTTAAACAGTCTGGCGGGAGAATTGAGCAGGATCACATCGGAAGATTACGGTCCGGCGCCGTATGTTATCAATATTGATGAAGCAACAGTGAACAATGAAGCGTTCAGAAAAGCCATCTGGACAGGGAGACATTTGCAGGTTACCCTGATGAGCATCAAACCGGGGGAGGAGATCGGTCTTGAGATCCATCCATACCTTGATCAGTTTCTCCGTCTCGAACAGGGAAATGGAGTGGTCAAAATGGGAGATAGACAGGATCTATTAACTTTCGAGAAAGTAGTATCAACAGATGATGCCATCATCATCCCTGCGGGTACATGGCATAATCTGATCAATACAGGACAAGAACCAATCAAACTGTACTCGATATACGCCCCGCCTCAGCATCCACACGGCACGGTTCACCAGACCAAGGCGGATGCAGAGGCAGCTGAGGCAGGGATGGAGGGTAATGGATATACGTACTGA
- a CDS encoding DUF421 domain-containing protein: MDMDLLWKAIIIVIGGTLLLRIAGRKSISQMTLAQTVIMIGIGSLLIQPLAGESVFATLAVGMMLVLSLVIIEYVQVKSDTVETFITGKSKILIQNGQLNETNLKSLRFTVDQLEMKLRQHGVASIDNVKWATLEPNGQVGYELKSHAQHATKQDIERLQQEIQRIHLLLDPSSTNGMQMEAGKKQDIFKEVADGHHRNEPPQRLQ, from the coding sequence ATGGACATGGACCTGCTGTGGAAAGCGATCATCATCGTAATCGGCGGAACATTATTACTCCGGATCGCCGGAAGAAAATCGATTTCCCAAATGACCCTGGCCCAGACCGTCATCATGATTGGGATAGGTTCATTGCTCATTCAACCCCTCGCCGGTGAAAGCGTGTTTGCTACACTGGCTGTGGGGATGATGCTTGTACTGTCGCTCGTTATCATAGAATATGTCCAGGTTAAATCTGATACGGTTGAAACATTCATCACCGGAAAGTCGAAAATCCTCATTCAAAACGGTCAGCTCAATGAAACCAATCTCAAAAGCCTGAGGTTCACGGTCGATCAGCTGGAAATGAAACTGCGGCAGCACGGCGTCGCCTCCATCGACAACGTAAAGTGGGCAACCCTTGAACCGAATGGTCAGGTTGGTTATGAATTAAAATCCCATGCACAGCATGCCACGAAACAGGACATCGAACGTCTGCAACAGGAAATCCAGCGCATTCACCTGCTATTGGATCCTTCTAGCACAAATGGAATGCAGATGGAGGCCGGGAAGAAGCAGGACATCTTCAAAGAAGTCGCTGACGGGCATCACAGAAACGAACCGCCGCAGCGCCTGCAGTAA
- a CDS encoding ABC transporter ATP-binding protein — protein MSSISVSRKKNGDGRRVLAFLRPYKKWVIADSVVIAISQVFSALIPTLALSWLIDTILPNEEYNWLWGLMWLLILSAVLDLVMMVIDEYFCHQTAKTVTNWQKLRLFRHLQIVPYSFYHHNSTGEMLARVSDDPDTLHNFLAWEGSTFMASVQGVFIYSLVLLWIHPYLMITSVVLGVIFYWTSNVVGARTRSAAADARKEASRYLERLRESVTGIHLSRVMGVSDSEVDSVLTIRDSFVRHSVKELKARMQSVIVIASYNGFALGIVYLISTLLIWDGNLTSGQMLTAGGLVTIAANEMQKLLRNWLSVRRTGPALDRSELLLAEKVSIAESTEGMGGGRASGHLSLENVTFSYPGKDEEVLKGISFTVGAGEKWALVGPSGSGKSTIVDLLFKLYDTGAGSIKVDGRDIREWDTAWLRSQMAIVTQDVMLRSGTLAENLRIGKRDATDEELIEVMEDSGLGELLATLPEGLETPVGERGSLLSGGQKQRLSLARALLKDAPILILDEASSALDPITETKINEAVLRSGKHQTIIIVSHRLSTVLSADQIVVLENGRIVEAGKHTDLLQDKTGVYSRLFGREAEIGGTTVDHVS, from the coding sequence ATGAGTTCGATCTCAGTCTCCCGCAAAAAGAACGGAGACGGAAGGAGGGTTCTCGCCTTCCTTCGTCCCTATAAAAAATGGGTGATCGCGGATTCTGTGGTCATTGCCATCTCTCAGGTGTTTTCAGCACTGATTCCGACGCTCGCCCTCAGCTGGCTCATCGATACGATCCTTCCAAATGAGGAATACAACTGGCTTTGGGGTTTGATGTGGTTATTGATCCTGTCTGCAGTCCTTGATCTCGTGATGATGGTGATCGACGAGTACTTCTGCCATCAGACGGCTAAAACCGTGACCAATTGGCAGAAGCTCAGACTTTTCCGTCACCTGCAGATTGTGCCTTATTCTTTTTACCATCATAATTCTACCGGGGAAATGCTTGCGAGGGTGTCGGATGATCCTGATACACTCCATAATTTCCTTGCGTGGGAAGGCTCGACATTCATGGCGAGCGTACAGGGTGTCTTCATATACAGCCTTGTCCTCCTGTGGATACACCCCTACTTGATGATCACAAGCGTTGTCCTCGGCGTGATCTTCTATTGGACATCGAATGTGGTGGGCGCACGGACAAGGTCCGCTGCTGCCGATGCAAGGAAAGAAGCTTCGAGGTATCTTGAAAGACTCAGGGAATCCGTGACAGGGATCCATCTATCGCGGGTGATGGGGGTATCCGACAGCGAAGTGGATAGTGTGTTGACGATTCGGGACAGCTTCGTCCGCCATTCTGTGAAGGAATTGAAGGCACGGATGCAGTCGGTGATCGTAATCGCGAGCTACAACGGCTTTGCCCTCGGAATCGTCTATCTGATCAGTACATTATTGATTTGGGATGGAAATCTGACGAGCGGTCAAATGCTGACTGCAGGAGGACTCGTAACCATCGCGGCCAATGAAATGCAGAAACTTCTCCGAAACTGGCTGTCAGTGAGAAGAACAGGTCCGGCACTCGATCGGTCTGAACTTCTCCTCGCAGAGAAAGTGTCGATCGCTGAGAGTACAGAAGGAATGGGGGGAGGCCGGGCAAGCGGGCACCTTTCCCTGGAAAACGTCACATTCTCCTATCCCGGGAAAGATGAAGAAGTCCTTAAAGGGATCTCTTTCACTGTCGGGGCAGGTGAAAAGTGGGCACTTGTCGGTCCGAGTGGATCTGGGAAGTCGACGATCGTGGATCTTTTATTCAAACTGTACGATACCGGTGCAGGAAGCATCAAAGTCGACGGCCGGGACATCCGGGAGTGGGATACGGCATGGCTCCGTTCCCAGATGGCGATCGTGACGCAGGACGTCATGCTCAGAAGCGGGACCCTTGCTGAAAATTTACGGATCGGAAAACGGGATGCAACAGATGAAGAACTCATTGAAGTGATGGAAGACAGCGGACTGGGAGAGCTTCTTGCCACATTGCCTGAAGGGCTTGAAACCCCTGTCGGTGAAAGGGGAAGCCTGCTTTCAGGAGGTCAGAAACAGCGACTCTCACTCGCCAGGGCCCTCCTGAAAGACGCGCCGATCCTCATCCTCGACGAAGCGAGTTCAGCACTGGATCCAATCACTGAAACTAAAATCAACGAAGCTGTGTTGAGATCAGGGAAACATCAGACCATCATCATCGTTTCTCACCGGTTAAGCACCGTCCTGTCTGCCGATCAAATCGTCGTCTTAGAAAATGGGCGCATCGTTGAAGCAGGAAAGCACACAGATTTACTTCAGGATAAAACAGGCGTCTATTCCCGGCTGTTTGGCAGGGAAGCTGAAATCGGCGGCACGACGGTAGATCATGTTTCCTGA
- a CDS encoding ABC transporter ATP-binding protein — translation MNLFNTTIKHFKPYWKTLLVALLFSIIGGLFTIVPSILVKRLVDDVIVGGDTAFLLWVVGGILGAYLGKSLFETMQEYVQVKIGLDVITDMQIRAFRRLHRTPMSFFSKTPRGDMLFRLTHDVESIQNLNNTVVPRILQQVVGAVAAFSTVFILFWPAAIVMFAVFAIYIIPSFTLGKKMRLMSATQREMSADMYHHLQESIESVRLVRTYQTQDLEVGTQEQKLNRWKQFSIRAALIGKVNWRLGNLFNIAAPGVVMLIGGWAVWDGRITVGTLVACLSFIPIMFLPVRSMAEHALTIQQAIPALRRIYEYFDLPEEHEEELPSFGEVKGKIDLQNLWFSYPGTDKQVLKGVSISLDQGNHIGIVGTSGGGKSTLVQLLLGMYEPDQGAVLIDDKNLFSYNRNSFRKQVGVVSQETFLLNNTLRQNLLYGKPDASIEELEKAVEAAGLKELIDSLEEGYETIVGERGLKLSGGQRQRVAMARAILRQPPLLIFDEATSSLDGETEERVQASLEKLIPGRTTITIAHRLVTVRKADVIILLDQGVIAEKGTHEELLLQKGKYYELYRAQYKELEKEMIG, via the coding sequence ATGAATTTATTCAATACAACGATCAAACATTTTAAACCTTATTGGAAAACACTGTTGGTGGCTCTTTTGTTTTCCATTATAGGAGGTCTCTTTACGATTGTGCCTTCGATCCTCGTCAAGCGCCTGGTCGACGATGTGATTGTCGGAGGTGACACGGCGTTTCTTCTGTGGGTTGTCGGTGGGATTCTTGGGGCATACCTCGGGAAATCACTTTTTGAAACGATGCAGGAGTATGTGCAGGTGAAAATCGGTCTCGATGTGATTACGGATATGCAGATCAGGGCATTCAGGAGACTGCACCGGACACCGATGTCATTTTTCTCGAAAACACCAAGAGGGGATATGCTGTTCCGCCTCACCCATGATGTGGAATCCATCCAGAACTTGAATAATACGGTCGTCCCCCGTATCCTTCAGCAAGTGGTGGGTGCGGTTGCAGCATTCTCAACCGTTTTTATCCTGTTCTGGCCAGCTGCGATCGTGATGTTTGCGGTATTTGCCATTTATATTATTCCTTCTTTCACGTTAGGCAAGAAGATGCGTCTGATGAGTGCGACTCAGCGGGAAATGAGTGCGGATATGTATCATCACCTGCAGGAAAGCATTGAAAGTGTCAGATTGGTACGTACTTATCAGACACAGGACTTGGAGGTCGGCACCCAGGAGCAGAAGCTCAATCGCTGGAAGCAATTTTCGATCCGTGCCGCACTGATCGGGAAGGTGAACTGGCGTCTAGGCAACCTCTTTAATATTGCGGCACCGGGCGTCGTGATGCTGATCGGAGGGTGGGCAGTCTGGGACGGGCGTATTACGGTCGGTACCCTTGTTGCCTGTCTGAGCTTCATCCCGATCATGTTCCTGCCGGTGCGGTCGATGGCGGAGCATGCCTTGACCATACAGCAGGCGATTCCGGCCCTGCGGAGGATTTATGAATATTTCGACCTGCCGGAAGAACACGAAGAGGAGCTTCCTTCCTTTGGAGAAGTGAAAGGAAAGATCGATCTACAGAATCTGTGGTTTTCTTATCCAGGCACTGATAAACAGGTGCTAAAAGGCGTCTCCATTTCCCTTGACCAGGGAAATCATATCGGAATCGTAGGGACGAGCGGCGGAGGGAAGAGTACCCTCGTCCAGCTGTTGCTCGGCATGTATGAACCGGATCAAGGCGCGGTGTTAATCGATGATAAGAACTTGTTTTCGTATAACCGGAATTCTTTCAGGAAACAGGTAGGCGTCGTGTCCCAGGAAACGTTCCTGCTCAACAATACGCTGCGGCAGAATCTGTTATACGGGAAACCGGATGCTTCAATCGAAGAATTGGAAAAGGCCGTGGAGGCGGCAGGCTTGAAAGAACTCATTGACTCCCTGGAAGAAGGATATGAAACGATTGTCGGGGAGAGAGGACTGAAGCTATCAGGAGGCCAGCGTCAGCGTGTGGCGATGGCAAGGGCGATCCTGCGGCAGCCGCCGCTGTTGATCTTTGATGAAGCGACTTCTTCACTCGACGGTGAAACCGAAGAACGCGTGCAGGCATCTCTTGAAAAGCTGATTCCAGGCCGTACGACGATCACCATCGCACACCGCCTGGTCACAGTGAGGAAAGCCGATGTGATTATCCTCCTTGATCAAGGTGTGATAGCCGAAAAGGGCACCCATGAAGAGCTGCTCCTGCAGAAGGGGAAATATTATGAATTATACAGGGCTCAATACAAAGAACTGGAAAAGGAGATGATTGGATGA
- a CDS encoding IDEAL domain-containing protein yields the protein MKKYVLHSSQHDVGYMNSLFAEMVLDEALLTFRKEQLERQIDQALCNRDKAAFLRLTEEYNALRD from the coding sequence ATGAAAAAGTATGTGCTTCATTCATCTCAGCATGATGTTGGCTACATGAATTCATTATTCGCAGAAATGGTATTAGACGAGGCTCTACTGACATTCCGGAAAGAGCAACTCGAAAGACAAATCGACCAGGCATTATGTAACAGGGACAAAGCAGCATTCCTCCGCTTAACAGAGGAGTACAACGCCCTTCGTGATTAA
- a CDS encoding SDR family oxidoreductase produces MKAHPDFTGKKIMITGAAGGLGRALSVAFGKKGGTILALDLDVQQLSSLKEFLAEKEIHCTAYPCDISDKEQCQRTVEEIVKEHATIDIVIHNAGISHRSPFKETKIDVLEQIMNVNVNGTIALTHFTLNALLETQGTYVVVSSVAGFAPLMGRTGYAASKHALHGFFETLRVEVEDAGVNVLMVCPSFMKTGMEHHAMAGDGKQVTRKKETVGTVLSPEYVAGKIVDGVQSRRKRLYISPVAKMSLLVHRVMPSLYSRMMKNKMRGEFKSE; encoded by the coding sequence TTGAAAGCACATCCCGATTTTACAGGTAAGAAGATTATGATCACCGGGGCTGCCGGCGGACTCGGCCGCGCCCTTTCCGTTGCTTTCGGGAAGAAGGGGGGGACGATTCTTGCCCTCGATTTGGACGTTCAGCAACTGAGCAGCCTGAAGGAGTTCCTCGCTGAAAAAGAGATCCACTGCACGGCATATCCATGTGATATTTCTGATAAGGAACAATGTCAGCGTACGGTGGAGGAAATAGTGAAAGAGCATGCAACCATTGATATCGTGATTCATAATGCAGGGATTTCCCACCGGAGCCCTTTTAAGGAAACCAAGATCGATGTGCTCGAGCAAATCATGAATGTGAACGTAAACGGAACGATCGCCCTCACCCATTTCACATTGAATGCTTTGCTGGAAACACAAGGAACGTATGTTGTGGTATCAAGCGTCGCCGGCTTTGCCCCGCTGATGGGAAGGACAGGGTATGCTGCAAGTAAGCATGCTTTACACGGCTTCTTTGAAACGCTGCGGGTCGAAGTGGAGGATGCCGGTGTGAATGTCCTGATGGTGTGCCCTTCTTTCATGAAGACAGGGATGGAACACCATGCGATGGCAGGGGACGGTAAACAGGTAACCCGAAAGAAAGAGACGGTCGGGACCGTCCTGAGCCCGGAATATGTTGCCGGAAAAATCGTGGATGGTGTTCAGTCCAGAAGAAAAAGGCTTTATATCAGCCCGGTTGCAAAAATGTCTCTCCTAGTCCACCGGGTGATGCCGTCCCTATATAGCCGGATGATGAAGAATAAAATGAGGGGAGAATTCAAGTCGGAATGA
- a CDS encoding SDR family oxidoreductase: MNVLITGAAGYLGNTLLRKMIEHIDEKGADWNIVATDIRGINLEHPHLHAVEMDIRSPRISDVMKTYDVDTVVHLASIVTPGKKSSRAFEYSVDVLGTENVLKACVKNQVKRIVLTSSGAAYGYHPDQPEWLTEDDPVRGNEEFAYSYHKRLVEEMLSAYRDQYPELQQVIFRIGTILGDGTNNQITALFDKKLLVGVKGSKTPFVFIWDQDVVEILLKGVTGNKTGIFNVAGDGAVTIDEIASLLKKKVIRFPAWLLSAFLFILKRLSLTAYGEEQVNFLRYRPVLDNSRLKHEFGYTPALTSKEVFLYYMENKGFDPATQADSSHTRSTGTGGAKHQL, from the coding sequence ATGAACGTATTGATCACAGGGGCAGCCGGGTACCTTGGAAATACGCTGCTCCGTAAAATGATTGAACACATCGATGAAAAAGGTGCAGATTGGAATATCGTCGCCACCGACATCAGAGGGATCAATCTCGAACATCCTCATCTGCATGCCGTTGAAATGGATATCCGTTCACCACGCATCTCAGACGTTATGAAGACGTATGATGTGGATACCGTCGTCCATCTCGCATCAATCGTCACCCCTGGAAAAAAGAGCAGCCGGGCATTCGAGTATTCGGTCGACGTATTGGGAACGGAGAATGTGTTGAAAGCGTGTGTGAAAAATCAGGTGAAACGGATTGTGCTGACATCAAGCGGTGCGGCCTATGGGTATCATCCAGACCAGCCGGAGTGGCTGACGGAGGATGATCCGGTCCGTGGGAATGAAGAATTTGCCTATTCCTATCATAAGCGTCTCGTAGAAGAGATGTTATCAGCATACAGGGATCAATACCCTGAACTTCAACAAGTGATTTTCCGGATTGGGACCATTCTTGGCGATGGGACGAATAACCAGATCACCGCCCTGTTCGACAAGAAGCTGCTGGTCGGCGTCAAGGGGTCCAAAACTCCCTTTGTGTTTATTTGGGACCAGGATGTTGTTGAAATCCTGTTGAAAGGGGTGACAGGTAACAAAACCGGCATCTTTAACGTCGCCGGGGACGGAGCCGTCACCATCGACGAAATCGCATCTTTATTAAAGAAGAAGGTGATCCGTTTTCCCGCATGGCTGCTGTCAGCCTTCCTTTTTATCCTGAAAAGACTTTCCCTGACGGCGTACGGTGAGGAGCAGGTGAACTTTCTCAGATATCGCCCGGTGCTCGATAACAGCAGGTTAAAGCATGAGTTCGGCTATACGCCGGCACTGACGTCAAAAGAAGTATTCCTTTACTATATGGAGAATAAAGGTTTCGATCCAGCTACGCAGGCAGATAGCTCTCACACGAGGTCGACGGGGACCGGTGGCGCCAAGCATCAGCTATAA
- a CDS encoding bile acid:sodium symporter family protein — protein sequence MGIDQVQLNFNPTTLTILNVIIGFIMFGVALDLKPSDFKRTFSTPKPMLIGLTAQFFLLPAFTFLLVSFIQPIPSIALGLFMIAACPGGNLSNFITYLSKGNTPLSISMSAVATVVAIFMTPVNVMFWGSLYPGTSELLRSFTIDPVEILFTIFLMLGLPLMIGMLVRYRYPLWAQKVNKGMKYLSIAFFILFLLAALASNFTYFLEYVGMVVLVVFLQNLIALLSGYFSARLFGLPEADRRAIAVEVGIQNSALGLVLIFNFFGGLGGMAIVAAWWGVWHLLSGLSLAAFWSKRDPHGAIPVSKEVQL from the coding sequence ATGGGCATCGATCAGGTTCAGCTGAACTTTAATCCGACTACGCTGACCATCTTGAATGTCATCATCGGGTTCATTATGTTTGGTGTAGCGCTGGATTTGAAACCATCGGACTTTAAACGGACATTTTCAACCCCTAAACCTATGTTGATTGGCCTTACTGCACAATTCTTCCTGCTGCCGGCATTCACGTTCCTATTGGTATCGTTCATCCAACCGATCCCAAGCATCGCCCTTGGCTTATTCATGATCGCAGCCTGTCCTGGAGGGAATTTATCGAATTTCATCACCTATCTGTCTAAAGGCAATACGCCGCTTTCGATTTCCATGTCAGCGGTGGCGACGGTTGTGGCGATCTTTATGACGCCGGTGAATGTGATGTTCTGGGGCTCCCTCTATCCAGGGACGTCAGAACTGCTCAGAAGCTTCACCATCGACCCGGTGGAAATTCTGTTCACCATCTTCCTGATGCTCGGCCTTCCGCTGATGATCGGGATGCTGGTTCGTTACCGCTATCCATTATGGGCACAAAAAGTGAATAAAGGGATGAAATATCTGTCTATCGCGTTTTTCATCCTGTTCCTGCTTGCCGCATTGGCATCAAATTTCACCTACTTTCTCGAGTATGTCGGAATGGTCGTGCTGGTCGTGTTCCTTCAGAATCTAATTGCCCTTCTGTCTGGTTATTTCTCTGCACGTCTATTCGGACTTCCGGAAGCCGATCGCAGAGCCATCGCAGTGGAGGTCGGAATACAAAATTCAGCCCTTGGACTTGTATTGATCTTTAATTTCTTTGGCGGGCTCGGCGGGATGGCGATCGTCGCCGCCTGGTGGGGTGTATGGCATCTGCTGTCCGGATTGTCCCTTGCAGCATTCTGGTCAAAAAGGGACCCGCACGGAGCAATTCCTGTCAGTAAGGAGGTCCAGCTATGA